In the genome of Pseudomonas putida, one region contains:
- the lolA gene encoding outer membrane lipoprotein chaperone LolA, protein MRAIRMLLVSALALGAVSAQADEKDVARLTQLLEKSQTISARFSQLTLDAGGTSLQETSGEMSVKRPGLFYWHTDAPQEQVVVSDGQKVTLWDPDLEQATIKKLDVRLNQTPALLLSGDVSKISQSFDITSKEQGEVMDFTLKPKTKDTLFDSLRVSFRRGLINDMQLVDSVGQRTNILFNGVKANEAIPASKFQFKIPEGADVIQE, encoded by the coding sequence ATGCGCGCGATTCGCATGCTGTTGGTTTCTGCCCTGGCCCTGGGCGCTGTGTCGGCCCAGGCCGATGAGAAGGACGTTGCACGCTTGACCCAGTTGCTGGAGAAGTCGCAGACCATCTCCGCCCGCTTCTCCCAGCTCACCCTCGATGCCGGCGGCACGAGCCTGCAGGAGACCAGCGGCGAGATGTCGGTCAAGCGTCCGGGCCTGTTCTACTGGCACACCGATGCACCCCAGGAGCAGGTGGTGGTGTCCGATGGCCAGAAGGTCACCCTGTGGGACCCTGACCTGGAGCAGGCCACCATCAAGAAGCTCGATGTGCGTTTGAACCAGACCCCGGCGCTGCTGTTGTCCGGTGATGTGTCCAAGATCAGCCAGAGCTTCGATATCACTTCCAAGGAGCAGGGCGAAGTCATGGACTTCACCTTGAAGCCCAAGACCAAGGACACCTTGTTCGACTCCCTGCGGGTGTCGTTCCGTCGCGGTCTGATCAACGACATGCAACTGGTCGACAGCGTGGGCCAGCGCACCAATATCCTGTTCAACGGGGTCAAGGCCAACGAGGCGATCCCGGCGAGCAAGTTCCAGTTCAAGATCCCGGAAGGCGCCGACGTCATCCAGGAGTAA
- a CDS encoding replication-associated recombination protein A translates to MDLFRSEPVAQPLAARLRPSNLDEYVGQEHLLARGKPLREALEQGALHSMIFWGPPGVGKTTLARLLAQFCDAHFETVSAVLAGVKEIRQAVEVAKQQAGQYGRRTILFVDEVHRFNKSQQDAFLPYVEDGTLIFIGATTENPSFELNNALLSRARVYVLKSLDEAALRKLVNRALTEERGLGTRQLSVGDEAFKMLMAAADGDGRRMLNLLENASDLAEDGGEIGVDLLQSLLGDSRRRFDKGGEAFYDQISALHKSVRGSNPDAALYWYARMLDGGCDPLYIARRVVRMASEDIGNADPRALSLCLAAWDVQERLGSPEGELAVAQAITYIACAPKSNAVYVGFKAAMREAAEHGSLEVPLHLRNAPTKLMKQLGYGEEYRYAHDEPDAYAAGEDYFPEALEPRQYYQPVPRGLELKIGEKLRHLAELDRNSPRQRRKP, encoded by the coding sequence ATGGACCTGTTTCGAAGCGAACCTGTCGCCCAGCCCCTGGCCGCCCGACTGCGCCCGTCCAACCTGGACGAGTACGTCGGCCAGGAGCACCTGCTGGCGCGCGGCAAGCCGCTGCGTGAAGCGCTGGAGCAGGGTGCGCTGCACTCGATGATCTTCTGGGGGCCGCCAGGGGTGGGCAAGACCACTCTGGCGCGGCTGTTGGCGCAGTTCTGCGATGCACACTTCGAGACGGTGTCGGCGGTGCTGGCCGGGGTCAAGGAGATCCGCCAAGCGGTGGAGGTGGCCAAGCAGCAGGCCGGCCAGTATGGCCGCCGGACCATCCTGTTCGTCGACGAGGTGCACCGCTTCAACAAGTCCCAGCAGGATGCCTTCCTGCCGTATGTGGAAGACGGCACGCTGATCTTCATCGGTGCCACCACCGAGAACCCCTCGTTCGAACTGAACAACGCCTTGCTGTCGCGGGCTCGGGTATACGTGCTCAAGAGCCTGGACGAAGCGGCCCTGCGCAAACTGGTCAATCGCGCCCTGACCGAGGAGCGGGGCCTGGGCACGCGTCAGCTGAGTGTCGGCGATGAAGCCTTCAAGATGTTGATGGCGGCGGCCGACGGCGATGGCCGGCGCATGCTCAATTTGCTCGAGAATGCCTCGGACCTTGCCGAGGATGGCGGTGAGATCGGCGTCGATCTGTTGCAGAGCCTGCTTGGCGACAGCCGTCGGCGCTTCGACAAGGGGGGTGAGGCCTTCTACGACCAGATCTCGGCATTGCACAAGTCAGTGCGCGGCTCCAACCCCGATGCGGCCCTGTACTGGTATGCGCGCATGCTCGATGGTGGCTGCGACCCGCTGTACATCGCTCGCCGGGTGGTGCGCATGGCCAGCGAGGACATCGGCAATGCCGACCCGCGCGCCTTGAGCCTGTGCCTGGCGGCCTGGGATGTTCAGGAGCGCTTGGGCAGCCCCGAGGGTGAGTTGGCGGTGGCCCAGGCCATCACCTACATCGCCTGCGCACCGAAGAGCAATGCCGTGTACGTGGGCTTCAAGGCCGCCATGCGCGAGGCTGCCGAGCATGGTTCGCTGGAGGTGCCGCTGCACCTGCGCAACGCCCCCACCAAGCTGATGAAGCAACTGGGGTATGGCGAGGAGTACCGCTACGCCCACGACGAGCCCGATGCTTATGCTGCCGGCGAGGATTACTTCCCTGAAGCGCTCGAACCGCGCCAGTACTACCAGCCCGTGCCGCGAGGCCTGGAGCTGAAGATCGGCGAGAAGCTGCGCCACCTGGCCGAGCTCGACCGCAACAGCCCCCGCCAGCGGAGAAAACCATGA
- the crcB gene encoding fluoride efflux transporter CrcB, whose amino-acid sequence MIALIAAVSAGGIAGTLLRFATSNWVAAHWPRHFYLGTLAVNLVGCLLIGLLYGLFLHKPLAPVELRAGLIVGFLGGLTTFSSFSLDTVRLMESGQVPLALGYTSISVVGGLLATWAGLSLTRF is encoded by the coding sequence ATGATTGCCCTGATTGCCGCGGTCAGCGCGGGTGGTATCGCCGGGACCTTGTTGCGCTTCGCCACCTCGAACTGGGTCGCGGCCCACTGGCCACGGCACTTCTATCTGGGTACGCTGGCGGTCAACCTGGTTGGCTGCCTGCTGATCGGCCTGCTGTACGGCCTGTTCCTGCACAAACCGCTGGCGCCGGTCGAACTGCGCGCCGGCCTGATCGTCGGCTTCCTTGGCGGCCTGACGACGTTTTCCTCCTTCTCGCTCGATACCGTGCGCCTGATGGAAAGTGGGCAAGTGCCCCTCGCCTTGGGCTATACCAGTATCAGCGTGGTGGGCGGGCTTCTGGCCACCTGGGCCGGCCTGTCCCTGACCCGTTTCTGA